Below is a window of Flavobacterium sp. CFS9 DNA.
CTTACAGCTATTTCACTAGACGAAAACAGAGACATGCTGTTGTCTTACGGAATGAACGATGTGATTACAAAACCATTTGTTCCGGACGAATTCTACAGTATTATAGCTCGATTTTTCTAAGGCTCTAAGAGATGCTAAGACGCTAAGGTTCTAAGTTTTTTTGTAGGTACTGCAGAATTGCAGTGTCAAAATTTTGACTGCTATTGATGAATGTACTTTTTATCGGCAGATAGTACAATTGTGAAATCAATTTAGAATCTTTTAATCGAACATAGTCTTTTTCTGTAGTAATGATTTTTCTATTACCGGCTTTGTCCAGAATATTGAACACATCTGCATCGGAAAAATGATGGTGATCGGGAAAAGTCAAACAGTCATCTTTTTCATTTTTCAAGTAATCAAAAAATGGTGTGGGTTTTGCGATACCGGCTAAAAGTAATTTTGATTCTGATTTAATATCTTTTACCGCAAGCTGCTCTTTTTCACTATAAATAAAATCATCATAGTCAATAAAAGTAAAATACAGCTGCTGAGAGCTCTTTAACTTCAATTTCGACCTAATTTCTTCCTGCCTTCCCTCAGACAGTTCTTTTGGACATTTTGTTATAATTACAATGTTTGCACGATTTGCTCCGCTTCGGCTCTCACGCAGATTTCCGGTAGGCAGCATAAAATCATCCGCATACAAATCATCATAAGAACTAAGCAGAATATAAAATCCGGCTCTCACTTTTCGGTGCTGGTAGGCATCATCTAACAAAATCACTTCGGGTTTTTCTTTTTGCGAAAGCAATTGTGTAATTCCGTTTCTTCTGTTCGCATCAACAGCCACCTGAATATTGGGAAACTTTTGATAAAACTGAAACGGTTCATCGCCTAAAATTTCGGCATTAGAATTGTCACTCGCTAATACATACCCTTCTGATTTTCTTTTGTACCCCCTGCTTAAAGTAGCAACTTTATATTTCTGAGATAACAATCGGATAAGATATTCTATTTGTGGCGTTTTACCTGTTCCGCCAACACTAAGATTTCCAACCGCAATAACCGGCACATCAAATGAAGTTGATTTCAGAATTCCCTTATCGAAAAGAAAATTTCTCACTGCAGTGACACATCCGTATAAAATCGCAAACGGAAAAAGTATTTTTCTAAGTACATTCATTCTACGAAAGTATAATATTTTTCGTTAATTTGTTTCAAGTTTACACCACAAGACAGGACTTAAAACCTGAAATAAAACTAAAAAATGAAAATCAAAGAAATATTAGCTGTTCTTGAAGAAATGGCTCCTTTGGCTTATGCCGAAGATTTTGACAATGTCGGGCTCTTAGTGGGTGATACCGAGACAGAAAGTACCGGAGTTTTGGTTTGCCACGATGCATTAGAAACTGTAATTGAAGAAGCGATTGCCAAAAACTGTAATCTGGTAGTTTGCTTTCATCCTATTTTATTCTCGGGGATAAAAAAAATAACCGGTAAAAACTATGTGGAGCGTGCCATTTTAAAAGCGATCAAAAACGACATCGCTATTTATGCCGTTCATACTGCATTAGACAACCATTCTCAGGGAGTTAATAAAATATTCTGCGATGCTTTAGGCTTAATCAATACTAAAGTTTTAATACCAAAACAAAGCTTCATTCAAAAGTTGGTTACCTATACTACCCCTGATAATTCAGAAAAAGTTCGCAATGCCATGTTTCAGGCCGGCGCAGGTACGATTGGAAATTATGACAACTGCAGTTTTAATACCGAAGGCTTTTTTACTTTTCAGGGAAATGAAAACAGTAATCCTGTAATTGGTGAAAGAGGAAAACTACATACCGGAACCGAAATCAAAATCGAAGTTATATTTGAAAAACATTTACAGTCTAAAGTTCTAAAAGCTTTATTTGCCAGTCATATTTACGAAGAAGTAGCTTACGAAATTTACGATCTGAAAAATTCTCATCAGAATATTGGTTTGGGAATGATTGGCGAATTTGAAACGGAAATGGATGAAAAAGACTTTTTGCATTCCGTTAAAGACAAAATGATTGCAGACGGAATTCGCCATTCTGCCTTTTTAGGAAAAAAAATAAAGAAAGTCGCTGTTTTAGGAGGCTCAGGAAGTTTTGCCATAAAAAATGCTATTCAGGCGGGAGCAGATGCTTTTTTAACTGCCGATTTAAAATACCACCAATTTTACGAAGCAGAAAACCGACTTCTTTTAGCCGATATTGGTCATTTTGAGAGCGAACGATATACAAAAAACTATATTGTTGATTATCTTCGAAAAAAAATCCTTAATTTTGCCATCATTTTATCAGAAGAAAATACAAATCCAGTTAAGTACTTATAGAATATGGCGAATACGAAAGAATTAAGTGTTGAGGACAAGTTAAGAGCAATATATGATTTACAGCTTATTGACTCCCGAATTGACGAAATCAGAAACGTAAGAGGAGAACTTCCTTTAGAAGTTGAAGATTTAGAAGATGAAGTTGCTGGTTTAAGCACACGTTCAGAGAAACTGAAAGGAGAACTTGAAGTGATTGAAGAGCAAATCAAAGGGAAGAAAATTGCCATTGATGAGCACAAAGAAGTGATTAAAAAATACACGAAACAACAAGAATCAGTTCGTAATAACAGAGAATTTAATTCTTTGACTAAAGAGGTTGAATTTCAGGAATTAGAAATTCAATTGGCTGAAAAGCAAATCAAAGAAATGAAAGCTTCTATCGAACATAAAAAAGAAGTTATTTCTAATTTAAAAGAAAAACTTGACGCA
It encodes the following:
- the lpxK gene encoding tetraacyldisaccharide 4'-kinase; this encodes MNVLRKILFPFAILYGCVTAVRNFLFDKGILKSTSFDVPVIAVGNLSVGGTGKTPQIEYLIRLLSQKYKVATLSRGYKRKSEGYVLASDNSNAEILGDEPFQFYQKFPNIQVAVDANRRNGITQLLSQKEKPEVILLDDAYQHRKVRAGFYILLSSYDDLYADDFMLPTGNLRESRSGANRANIVIITKCPKELSEGRQEEIRSKLKLKSSQQLYFTFIDYDDFIYSEKEQLAVKDIKSESKLLLAGIAKPTPFFDYLKNEKDDCLTFPDHHHFSDADVFNILDKAGNRKIITTEKDYVRLKDSKLISQLYYLPIKSTFINSSQNFDTAILQYLQKNLEP
- a CDS encoding Nif3-like dinuclear metal center hexameric protein, yielding MKIKEILAVLEEMAPLAYAEDFDNVGLLVGDTETESTGVLVCHDALETVIEEAIAKNCNLVVCFHPILFSGIKKITGKNYVERAILKAIKNDIAIYAVHTALDNHSQGVNKIFCDALGLINTKVLIPKQSFIQKLVTYTTPDNSEKVRNAMFQAGAGTIGNYDNCSFNTEGFFTFQGNENSNPVIGERGKLHTGTEIKIEVIFEKHLQSKVLKALFASHIYEEVAYEIYDLKNSHQNIGLGMIGEFETEMDEKDFLHSVKDKMIADGIRHSAFLGKKIKKVAVLGGSGSFAIKNAIQAGADAFLTADLKYHQFYEAENRLLLADIGHFESERYTKNYIVDYLRKKILNFAIILSEENTNPVKYL
- a CDS encoding zinc ribbon domain-containing protein, encoding MANTKELSVEDKLRAIYDLQLIDSRIDEIRNVRGELPLEVEDLEDEVAGLSTRSEKLKGELEVIEEQIKGKKIAIDEHKEVIKKYTKQQESVRNNREFNSLTKEVEFQELEIQLAEKQIKEMKASIEHKKEVISNLKEKLDAKSSHLKHKKSELDAIMAETQKEEIFLSEKSAEYASQIEERLLAAYNRIRSSVRNGLAVVSIERGASAGSFFTIPPQTQVEIASRKKIITDEHSGRILVDSALAEEEKEKMEQLFSKF